From a region of the Geothrix sp. 21YS21S-2 genome:
- a CDS encoding hybrid sensor histidine kinase/response regulator, with product MPTPVDRAVRILHLEACPGDVEQVKDLLDREGLLADLTWVNDRDGFLSALADGRSFDLVLADCALPGIGGEEALEIARNRAPDLPFLFLSRSLGEERAAACLRRGAADCVPKDDPARLAPAVRRALAGGRAPAAAGPRGFTEAALAARVVPWILTGDRLAIPEAAEAILGLSPLPGDLEGLVAILHPEDADLFLEALERSRNVSFRARIRRSGGDWGWTRWNVDRGPEGYRGVIMDITEEAWRDGRMHQRRRMDGARELARRLAARLQGPLGGCVDELRTLAALPGQERRLREALLSLDEAGRLLAQLRAFAHLGRPARVATPPNAFVVSLLARAREAAGPGIRIDFEPGGDLPEAPLDPAALEQALGALLANARQALGGSGAIRVATGILPPRPYRPGGTPGPMRTRIYIEVRDAGPGIPPAIRGKVFDPFFTTRLERGSAGLGLAMAWEILEGHGGSVQLESAPGKGTAVRLILPV from the coding sequence ATGCCTACTCCCGTGGACCGCGCCGTCCGCATCCTGCACCTGGAGGCATGCCCCGGGGACGTGGAGCAGGTCAAGGACCTGCTGGACCGGGAGGGTCTCCTGGCCGACCTGACCTGGGTGAACGACCGCGACGGCTTCCTCTCGGCCCTGGCGGACGGCCGGAGCTTCGACCTCGTCCTGGCGGACTGCGCCCTGCCCGGCATCGGCGGGGAGGAGGCCCTGGAGATCGCCCGGAACCGGGCCCCGGACCTGCCGTTCCTCTTCCTTTCCCGGAGCCTCGGCGAGGAGCGGGCCGCGGCGTGCCTGCGACGGGGCGCAGCGGACTGCGTGCCCAAGGACGACCCGGCCCGGCTCGCCCCGGCGGTTCGCCGGGCCCTGGCCGGGGGCCGGGCCCCCGCGGCGGCCGGCCCACGGGGCTTCACGGAGGCCGCCCTGGCCGCGCGGGTGGTGCCGTGGATCCTCACGGGGGACCGCCTGGCCATCCCCGAAGCGGCGGAGGCGATCCTCGGCCTTTCTCCCCTGCCCGGGGACCTGGAGGGCCTCGTGGCCATCCTCCACCCCGAGGACGCCGACCTTTTCCTGGAGGCCCTGGAGCGGAGCCGCAACGTGAGCTTCCGCGCCCGCATCCGCCGTTCCGGCGGCGATTGGGGATGGACGCGCTGGAACGTGGACCGGGGCCCCGAGGGCTACCGGGGGGTCATCATGGACATCACCGAGGAGGCCTGGCGGGACGGGCGGATGCACCAGCGCCGGCGCATGGACGGCGCGCGCGAGCTGGCCAGGCGCCTCGCAGCCAGGCTCCAGGGGCCCCTGGGGGGCTGCGTGGACGAGCTGCGCACCCTGGCGGCGCTCCCGGGCCAGGAGCGGCGCCTGCGGGAAGCCCTCCTGTCCCTGGACGAGGCCGGGCGCCTCCTGGCGCAGCTGCGCGCCTTCGCCCACCTGGGACGCCCGGCCCGGGTGGCCACACCGCCCAACGCCTTCGTGGTGAGCCTCCTGGCCCGGGCCCGGGAGGCCGCCGGACCCGGCATCCGCATCGACTTCGAGCCCGGGGGGGACCTGCCCGAGGCGCCCCTGGACCCCGCCGCCCTGGAGCAGGCCCTGGGCGCCCTCCTGGCCAACGCCCGGCAGGCCCTGGGCGGCTCCGGCGCCATCCGCGTGGCCACCGGGATCCTGCCCCCCCGGCCCTACCGCCCCGGCGGAACCCCCGGCCCCATGCGGACCCGGATCTACATCGAGGTGCGGGACGCGGGCCCCGGCATCCCGCCCGCCATCCGCGGCAAGGTCTTCGACCCCTTCTTCACCACGCGCCTGGAGCGCGGCAGCGCGGGCCTGGGCCTCGCCATGGCCTGGGAGATCCTGGAGGGCCACGGCGGCTCCGTGCAGCTGGAGAGCGCGCCCGGCAAGGGCACCGCGGTCCGGCTCATCCTTCCTGTGTAG
- a CDS encoding 4-hydroxy-tetrahydrodipicolinate reductase: MRIGIFGKGRLGSAIALEARAAPDVELAWTLDSEGVPTPVDLAIDASVAGAVDGHLAWALETGADLVIGATGWGLPGLEARIGGRIGVLAAPNFSLAVSLMARLSTVLGRFAALDGDLDPYLLEHHHRLKADAPSGTARRLAEAVLAGFPGKTGWTLGAPASDQLGISVIRAGSEFGTHTLGLDGPAETLRLSHQARSRAVFARGALRAARWLRGRKGLCTFDDYAREILDPLFGDLP, from the coding sequence ATGAGGATCGGGATCTTCGGGAAGGGCCGGCTGGGTTCGGCCATCGCGCTCGAGGCCCGGGCGGCCCCCGATGTGGAGCTGGCCTGGACGCTGGATTCGGAAGGGGTGCCCACCCCCGTGGACCTGGCCATCGACGCCAGCGTGGCGGGCGCCGTGGACGGCCACCTGGCCTGGGCCCTGGAGACCGGCGCGGACCTGGTGATCGGCGCCACGGGGTGGGGGCTGCCCGGCCTCGAGGCGCGCATCGGCGGGCGCATCGGCGTGCTCGCCGCGCCCAACTTCAGCCTGGCTGTCTCGCTCATGGCGCGGCTCTCCACGGTGCTGGGACGCTTCGCGGCCCTGGACGGGGACCTGGACCCCTACCTCCTCGAGCACCACCACCGCCTCAAGGCCGACGCCCCCAGCGGCACCGCCCGCAGGCTGGCGGAGGCCGTCCTGGCCGGGTTCCCCGGCAAGACCGGCTGGACCCTGGGCGCGCCCGCGTCCGATCAGCTCGGCATCTCCGTCATCCGCGCCGGGTCCGAGTTCGGCACCCACACCCTGGGCCTGGACGGGCCCGCCGAGACCCTGCGCCTGTCCCACCAGGCCCGCTCCCGGGCCGTGTTCGCCCGGGGCGCCCTGCGGGCGGCGCGCTGGCTGCGGGGACGCAAGGGCCTGTGCACCTTCGACGACTACGCCCGCGAGATCCTCGACCCCCTTTTCGGAGACCTGCCATGA
- a CDS encoding pyridoxal phosphate-dependent aminotransferase — translation MIPAARLAHLRPSPIRALSEGAPPDAVPMGLGEPGWDLPLPAVEALARFSGPCAYGPNAGLPELQEAVGAFHGTPARDVLLTAGSQGALFALTQAYAEPGDAVLVPDPGFLAYPALARIAGAEPVPYPLGPGFGLDADLFRAALDAAPRARLALVNHPGNPTGAGCSRAALAEVAEACARRGVLLVSDEVYRDLRLGDPAPSLRDVTQGGIVLGSVSKAWGAPGLRVGWALGEAPLLAPARLVHAYMVTAPARTSQLAALALVRESGAVLAQAREHLRARWEAFSEAFARHFGQVPQHGAGGFYHWLALPPGADPMPFCLRLRDEGRVVVVPGQAFGERGRGFVRLSYAGDPALIREGVRRLAPFWSTP, via the coding sequence TTGATCCCCGCCGCGCGCCTCGCCCACCTGCGTCCCAGCCCCATCCGGGCCCTGTCCGAAGGCGCGCCTCCCGACGCCGTGCCCATGGGCCTGGGCGAGCCCGGCTGGGACCTGCCCCTGCCCGCGGTGGAGGCCCTGGCGCGCTTTTCCGGTCCCTGCGCCTACGGGCCCAACGCGGGCCTGCCCGAACTTCAGGAGGCGGTGGGCGCCTTCCACGGCACGCCGGCCCGGGACGTCCTCCTCACCGCCGGCAGCCAGGGCGCGCTGTTCGCCCTGACGCAGGCCTACGCGGAGCCCGGGGACGCCGTGCTGGTGCCCGACCCGGGCTTCCTGGCCTACCCCGCCCTGGCCCGCATCGCCGGGGCCGAGCCCGTGCCCTACCCCCTGGGCCCCGGCTTCGGGCTGGACGCGGACCTGTTCAGGGCGGCCCTGGACGCCGCCCCCCGGGCCCGCCTGGCCCTGGTGAACCATCCCGGGAATCCCACCGGGGCCGGGTGCTCCCGGGCCGCCCTGGCGGAGGTGGCCGAGGCCTGCGCCAGGCGCGGCGTCCTGCTCGTCTCCGACGAGGTCTACCGCGACCTGCGCCTGGGTGACCCGGCGCCCTCCCTGCGCGACGTGACGCAGGGCGGCATCGTCCTGGGCTCCGTGAGCAAGGCCTGGGGCGCCCCCGGGCTGCGGGTGGGCTGGGCCCTGGGGGAGGCCCCGCTGCTGGCCCCGGCCCGCCTGGTGCACGCCTACATGGTCACCGCCCCGGCCCGCACCTCGCAGCTTGCGGCCCTGGCCCTGGTGCGGGAATCGGGCGCCGTGCTCGCCCAGGCGCGGGAGCACCTGCGGGCGCGGTGGGAGGCCTTCTCGGAGGCCTTCGCGCGCCACTTCGGGCAGGTCCCGCAACACGGAGCGGGGGGCTTCTACCACTGGCTGGCCCTGCCGCCCGGGGCCGACCCCATGCCTTTCTGCCTTCGCCTGCGCGACGAGGGCCGCGTGGTGGTGGTGCCGGGCCAGGCCTTCGGGGAGCGGGGCCGCGGCTTCGTGCGCCTCAGCTACGCGGGGGATCCCGCCCTCATCCGGGAGGGCGTCCGGCGCCTGGCCCCGTTCTGGAGCACGCCATGA
- a CDS encoding 2,3,4,5-tetrahydropyridine-2,6-dicarboxylate N-succinyltransferase gives MDLQAFYSRPMDAILADPALPQVFEVFLEALERGAARAASPDAQGNWHANAWVKTAILAGFRSTATEEVPGWPGPCFDRAAYPPRAFSLADGVRLVPGGSAVRRGAFVAPGVVIVPPAYINVGSFVDEGAMVDSHALVGSCAQIGKRVHLSAAAQVGGVLEPAGALPVVVEDEAFVGGLCGLFEGVVVKRRAVLAPGVILTASTRIFDLVNEREITRVVPEGAVVVPGTRPASGMFAMQKRLSVSAPCIVKYRDGKTDAGTALEEALR, from the coding sequence ATGGACCTTCAGGCCTTCTACTCCCGCCCCATGGACGCGATCCTCGCCGACCCGGCCCTGCCGCAGGTCTTCGAGGTCTTCCTGGAGGCCCTGGAGCGCGGCGCCGCCCGCGCGGCCTCCCCCGACGCCCAGGGGAACTGGCACGCCAACGCCTGGGTGAAGACCGCCATCCTGGCCGGCTTCCGCTCCACCGCCACCGAGGAAGTGCCGGGCTGGCCCGGACCCTGCTTCGACCGCGCCGCCTACCCTCCCAGGGCCTTCTCCCTGGCCGACGGGGTGCGCCTCGTGCCCGGCGGCAGCGCCGTGCGCCGCGGGGCCTTCGTCGCCCCGGGCGTGGTCATCGTGCCCCCGGCCTACATCAACGTCGGGTCCTTCGTGGACGAAGGGGCCATGGTGGACAGCCACGCCCTGGTGGGCAGCTGCGCCCAGATCGGCAAGCGCGTCCACCTCTCGGCCGCGGCCCAGGTGGGCGGCGTGCTCGAGCCCGCCGGCGCCCTGCCCGTGGTGGTGGAGGACGAGGCCTTCGTGGGAGGCCTGTGCGGCCTGTTCGAGGGTGTCGTGGTCAAGCGCCGCGCGGTGCTGGCCCCCGGCGTCATCCTCACGGCCTCGACGCGGATCTTCGACCTGGTCAACGAGCGCGAGATCACCCGCGTGGTGCCCGAAGGCGCCGTGGTGGTGCCCGGCACGCGGCCGGCCTCGGGCATGTTCGCCATGCAGAAGCGCCTCTCGGTGAGCGCCCCGTGCATCGTCAAGTACCGCGACGGCAAGACCGACGCCGGCACCGCCCTTGAGGAGGCCCTCCGTTGA
- the ybaK gene encoding Cys-tRNA(Pro) deacylase, protein MSKAPSTPATRLLRELKIPYTEHLYTYQDHGGTLVAAQSLGVDEHAVVKTLIMEDEAARPLIVLMHGDREVSTKALARQIGCKTVHICKPEVANRHSGYLVGGTSPLGTRKPMPVYVERSILALERAYLNGGSRGFLVGVAPADLARAVRTVAVDATQEG, encoded by the coding sequence ATGTCCAAGGCGCCCTCGACCCCGGCCACCCGTCTCCTCAGGGAACTCAAGATTCCCTATACGGAGCATTTGTACACCTACCAGGACCACGGCGGAACCCTCGTGGCCGCCCAGTCGCTGGGCGTGGACGAGCACGCCGTGGTGAAGACCCTCATCATGGAGGACGAGGCCGCCCGCCCGCTAATCGTCCTCATGCACGGGGACCGGGAGGTGAGCACCAAGGCCCTGGCCCGGCAGATCGGGTGCAAGACCGTGCACATCTGCAAGCCCGAGGTGGCCAACCGGCACTCCGGCTACCTGGTGGGCGGCACCAGCCCCCTGGGCACCCGCAAGCCGATGCCCGTCTACGTGGAGCGGAGCATCCTCGCCCTGGAGCGGGCCTACCTCAACGGCGGCAGCCGCGGCTTCCTGGTGGGCGTGGCCCCGGCGGACCTGGCCCGTGCCGTGCGCACCGTGGCGGTGGACGCTACACAGGAAGGATGA
- the dapA gene encoding 4-hydroxy-tetrahydrodipicolinate synthase, which produces MTLTGLFVALATPFTPAGDVDQPAYRRLVRHVAGGGAHLVVLGTTGEAPTILDDERDALVDITLEEAGSATVIVGTGSNATRQAAAWTRRAQAQGAHGALVVTPYYNKPTPEGIRAHFEAVAEAAPGLPLVVYNVPGRTGLNLTPQALARLWENPQVAAVKESSGNLAQIAEIARTLPEGKALLAGDDNLAVASIAVGASGLVSVLGNVLPRETARLVKLALDGRRAEAIALHQQLLPLMDALFLESNPIPLKAALELLGLCGPTLRLPLVPAAPATRARLAELLPRRGEVA; this is translated from the coding sequence ATGACGCTCACCGGACTCTTCGTGGCCCTGGCCACGCCCTTCACGCCGGCCGGCGACGTCGACCAGCCCGCGTACCGCCGCCTCGTGCGCCATGTGGCCGGCGGCGGCGCCCACCTGGTGGTCCTGGGGACCACCGGCGAGGCCCCCACCATCCTGGACGACGAGCGGGACGCCCTGGTGGACATCACCCTGGAGGAGGCCGGCTCCGCCACGGTGATCGTGGGCACCGGCTCCAACGCCACGCGGCAGGCCGCGGCGTGGACCCGCAGGGCCCAGGCCCAGGGCGCCCACGGCGCGCTGGTGGTCACCCCCTACTACAACAAGCCCACCCCGGAAGGGATCAGGGCCCACTTCGAGGCCGTGGCCGAAGCGGCCCCCGGCCTGCCCCTGGTCGTCTACAACGTGCCGGGCCGCACGGGGCTCAACCTGACGCCCCAGGCCCTGGCCCGGCTCTGGGAGAACCCCCAGGTGGCCGCCGTGAAGGAGTCCAGCGGCAACCTCGCGCAGATCGCCGAGATCGCCCGCACCCTGCCCGAGGGCAAGGCGCTTCTCGCGGGCGACGACAACCTGGCCGTGGCCAGCATCGCGGTGGGCGCCTCGGGCCTCGTGAGCGTGCTGGGCAACGTCCTGCCCCGGGAGACGGCGCGCCTGGTGAAGCTGGCCCTGGACGGCCGCAGGGCCGAGGCCATCGCCCTCCACCAGCAGCTCCTGCCCCTCATGGACGCCCTCTTCCTGGAGAGCAACCCCATCCCCCTGAAGGCGGCCCTGGAGCTCCTGGGCCTGTGCGGCCCCACCCTGCGCCTGCCCCTGGTGCCGGCGGCCCCAGCCACCCGGGCCCGCCTTGCCGAGCTCCTGCCCCGCCGCGGCGAGGTGGCCTGA
- the lysC gene encoding lysine-sensitive aspartokinase 3: MIVMKFGGSSVADAPCMREVAALAAAAHPRSPLVVLSATARTTDQLFEAATKAEGGDLPAALALHAALIGRHRGLAEELMPAGLPADLDGALADLAAELDLLLRGVALLKELSPRSMDAIASIGERLSTRILAAFMGAAWVDARTIVRTDAAFGSARPLVPELESLAAAILSPLLGPGRAVVTQGYIGATAQGLTTTLGRGGSDFSAALFGAALGAEDIQIWTDVEGVLTSDPRVVPDAQPIPELSFAEAGELAAFGAKVLHPATIQPAVDKGIPVTVRHTRRPQGRFTTITAEVRTGRPVTALAHRGPVTVLTVASARMLNQSGFLARLFDVFARHKVSVDLIATAEVSVSLTVEADAPLEELIADLSAFATVGVATGRAIVAIVGERLKHTPGITGQAFGAMSDINVEMISMGANEINLSMVVTAAEAKDAVRRLHAALIGGGAA; this comes from the coding sequence ATGATCGTCATGAAATTCGGCGGGTCCTCGGTGGCCGACGCCCCCTGCATGCGGGAGGTCGCGGCCCTGGCCGCGGCGGCCCACCCCCGTTCCCCCCTGGTGGTCCTCTCGGCCACGGCCAGGACCACCGACCAGCTCTTCGAGGCGGCCACGAAGGCCGAGGGCGGGGACCTGCCCGCGGCCCTGGCCCTCCACGCCGCGCTCATCGGGCGCCACCGGGGCCTGGCGGAGGAACTCATGCCCGCGGGGCTCCCCGCGGACCTGGACGGGGCCCTGGCGGACCTGGCCGCCGAACTGGACCTCCTCCTGCGGGGGGTGGCCCTCCTCAAGGAGCTCTCCCCCCGGAGCATGGACGCCATCGCAAGCATCGGAGAGCGGCTCTCCACCCGCATCCTGGCCGCCTTCATGGGCGCGGCGTGGGTGGACGCCAGGACCATCGTGCGCACCGACGCCGCCTTCGGCTCGGCCCGTCCCCTCGTTCCCGAGCTGGAGTCCCTGGCGGCCGCCATCCTCTCGCCCCTGCTGGGCCCCGGCCGGGCCGTGGTGACCCAGGGCTACATCGGCGCCACCGCCCAGGGCCTCACCACCACCCTGGGCCGCGGCGGCTCCGACTTCAGCGCCGCCCTCTTCGGCGCGGCCCTGGGGGCCGAGGACATCCAGATCTGGACGGACGTGGAGGGCGTGCTCACCAGCGATCCCCGGGTGGTGCCCGACGCCCAGCCCATCCCCGAGCTGAGCTTCGCCGAGGCCGGGGAGCTGGCCGCCTTCGGCGCCAAGGTGCTCCACCCCGCCACCATCCAGCCCGCGGTGGACAAGGGCATCCCCGTCACCGTGCGCCACACCCGCCGGCCCCAGGGCCGCTTCACCACCATCACGGCCGAGGTGCGCACGGGCCGGCCCGTGACGGCCCTGGCCCACCGGGGCCCGGTGACGGTCCTCACGGTGGCCTCGGCCCGCATGCTGAACCAGAGCGGGTTCCTGGCGCGGCTCTTCGACGTCTTCGCCCGGCACAAGGTGAGCGTGGACCTCATCGCCACCGCCGAGGTGAGCGTCAGCCTCACGGTGGAGGCCGACGCGCCCCTGGAGGAGCTGATCGCGGACCTGTCGGCCTTCGCCACGGTGGGCGTGGCCACGGGCCGTGCCATCGTGGCCATCGTGGGCGAGCGGCTCAAGCACACGCCGGGCATCACGGGCCAGGCCTTCGGCGCCATGAGCGACATCAACGTGGAGATGATCAGCATGGGGGCCAACGAGATCAACCTGAGCATGGTCGTGACGGCCGCCGAGGCGAAGGACGCCGTGCGCCGGCTCCACGCCGCCCTCATCGGGGGAGGCGCGGCATGA